Proteins from one Candidatus Caccoplasma merdavium genomic window:
- the sulP gene encoding sulfate permease has product MKIDFQPKLLVGLRHYSREKFIADLMAGIIVGIVALPLAIAFGIASGVTPEKGLITAIVGGFIVSALGGSSVQIGGPTGAFIVIVFGIIQGYGLEGLAIATALAGAMLIMMGLFRLGGIIKFIPYPIVVGFTSGIALTIFTTQVKDLLGLTIDKLPADCLSQWAVYFRHLDTINPLSLFIGVASILIIAVMPKISRKIPGSLVAIIIMTVVAYLMKEVWGITGIETIGDRFDISNEIPDPQPLHLDMATINQLLSPAFTIAILCAIESLLSATVADGAVGEHHNSNTELIGQGVANIVVPFFGGIPVTGAIARTMTNINNGGRTPVAGIIHAVVLLAIFLLLMPLIELVPMACLAGVLVIVAYNMSGWRTVRSLLKNPKSDVAILATTFILTVVFNLTIAIEIGLLLAVLLFLRRVSENVQISVLKDELDVAQGTEMTQHETLNIAKGVEVYEINGPFFFGVATKFDEVMREMGDKPVVRIIRMRRVPFIDSTGLHNLQILVESSHREGIRVILSGVNPSVQETLYKSGLNKIIGNENICDHISKAVEKANALVELNEKLKQ; this is encoded by the coding sequence ATGAAGATTGATTTTCAGCCTAAATTACTTGTAGGCCTGCGCCACTATTCGCGCGAAAAATTCATCGCCGACCTCATGGCCGGTATCATTGTGGGCATCGTGGCGCTGCCGCTTGCCATCGCATTCGGTATCGCCTCGGGCGTCACCCCCGAAAAAGGTCTCATCACCGCCATCGTCGGCGGCTTCATCGTCTCGGCACTGGGCGGCAGCTCGGTGCAGATAGGCGGCCCCACCGGCGCATTCATCGTCATCGTATTCGGTATCATACAGGGTTACGGCCTCGAAGGTCTCGCCATCGCCACGGCACTGGCGGGTGCCATGCTGATCATGATGGGACTCTTCCGCCTGGGCGGTATCATCAAGTTTATTCCCTACCCCATTGTCGTGGGCTTCACCAGCGGTATCGCCCTCACCATCTTCACCACGCAGGTCAAAGACCTGCTGGGCCTCACCATCGACAAGCTCCCGGCCGACTGCCTCTCGCAGTGGGCCGTCTACTTCCGGCACCTCGACACCATCAACCCGCTGTCGCTCTTCATCGGCGTGGCCAGCATTCTCATCATCGCCGTCATGCCCAAAATATCACGCAAGATACCGGGGTCGCTGGTAGCCATCATCATCATGACGGTCGTTGCCTATCTCATGAAAGAGGTGTGGGGCATCACCGGCATCGAGACCATCGGCGACCGGTTCGACATCAGCAACGAGATACCCGACCCGCAGCCGCTCCACCTCGACATGGCCACCATCAACCAGCTGCTCTCGCCGGCCTTCACCATCGCCATCTTGTGCGCCATCGAGTCGCTGCTCTCGGCCACCGTGGCCGACGGTGCCGTGGGTGAACACCACAACTCCAACACCGAACTCATCGGCCAAGGCGTCGCCAACATCGTGGTGCCCTTCTTCGGCGGCATTCCCGTGACGGGAGCCATCGCCCGCACCATGACCAACATCAACAACGGCGGCCGCACCCCCGTGGCCGGCATCATACATGCCGTGGTACTGCTGGCCATCTTCCTGCTGCTCATGCCCCTCATCGAGTTGGTACCCATGGCCTGTCTGGCCGGCGTACTCGTCATCGTGGCCTACAACATGAGCGGCTGGCGCACCGTGCGTTCGCTGCTGAAAAACCCCAAATCCGATGTGGCCATTCTCGCCACGACATTCATTCTCACCGTCGTTTTCAACCTCACCATCGCCATCGAGATAGGTCTGCTGCTGGCCGTGCTGCTCTTCCTGCGCCGCGTGTCGGAGAATGTGCAGATTTCGGTATTGAAAGATGAGCTCGACGTGGCCCAGGGCACCGAGATGACCCAGCACGAGACGCTGAACATCGCCAAAGGCGTGGAGGTATATGAAATCAACGGCCCGTTCTTCTTCGGCGTGGCCACGAAGTTCGACGAAGTGATGCGCGAGATGGGCGACAAACCGGTAGTGCGCATCATTCGCATGCGCAGAGTACCGTTTATCGACTCCACCGGCCTGCACAACCTGCAAATCCTCGTCGAGTCGTCGCACCGTGAGGGCATACGGGTCATACTCTCGGGGGTCAACCCCTCGGTGCAGGAGACGCTCTACAAGTCGGGGCTCAACAAAATCATCGGCAACGAAAACATCTGCGACCACATATCCAAGGCCGTAGAAAAGGCCAACGCCCTCGTCGAGCTCAACGAGAAACTGAAACAATAA
- a CDS encoding Ig-like domain-containing protein has translation MSLHRHSHNRSSRGIAIALIIAIGACCFSCANMGRPGGGPKDETPPVLKKSNPPMGALHFNKNKITLEFDEIVQVENPNEKIIISPPQTQMPQISALGRIVSITLNDSMKANTTYTIDCGDAIADNNEKNKLLNFSFHFSTGDHIDTLEMSGILLNAADLEPVSDMLVGIYMQPHDTTFTNQPFLRMSRTDEYGRFTVRNIAEGTYRIFALKDGNRNYFFDNATEDLAFLDTSFVPSVTMEWHNDTIWADTSTIDTIITSLQPHYFPEGIILRSFNENYKASYFEKYDRTDRHKVTLYFSTAQDSLPRITPLDFSGDDWSIIEKSKTNDTITYWFRDSNVYNKDTLRIVASYLRTDSAQQLSLYNDTMLWAYRERKRSSREKKRNNDADTLPSIEFMGIEIRGGSNIDIYASPAYIFTQPVKHLDPAAIHLEQKVDTLWVPVPPDDYTFEAGTDAPRTYRLKTKWASGGEYIFTLDSLAAESIYGNPTATMKHKFKVKAVEEYANLIVRTTGVTDSAFVELLNNSDQPIYKAPVRKGAALFRYINPGTYYMRLCLDRNDNGVWDTGNYREKRQPEEIFYYPGSLSLRANWDVDQVWDVYATPLAEQKPYEIIKNKPKETKSEEETQPQEETPFYSNQPTLIGNQTRR, from the coding sequence ATGAGCCTGCATCGTCACTCACACAACCGGTCGTCACGAGGTATTGCCATCGCCCTTATCATTGCCATCGGGGCGTGCTGTTTCTCGTGTGCCAACATGGGACGTCCCGGCGGAGGCCCCAAAGACGAGACCCCTCCGGTATTGAAGAAGAGCAACCCGCCGATGGGGGCACTCCATTTCAACAAGAACAAAATCACGCTCGAATTCGACGAAATCGTCCAGGTCGAAAACCCCAACGAGAAAATCATCATCTCGCCGCCACAGACCCAAATGCCTCAAATATCGGCCTTGGGACGCATTGTCTCCATCACCCTGAACGATTCGATGAAAGCCAACACGACCTACACCATCGACTGTGGTGATGCCATCGCCGACAACAACGAGAAAAACAAACTGCTCAATTTCAGTTTCCATTTCTCGACAGGCGACCACATCGACACGCTCGAAATGTCGGGAATCCTACTCAATGCCGCCGACCTCGAACCGGTAAGCGACATGCTGGTGGGCATCTACATGCAACCCCACGACACGACATTCACCAACCAACCGTTCCTGCGCATGAGCCGCACCGACGAATACGGTCGGTTCACCGTACGCAACATCGCCGAGGGCACTTACCGCATTTTTGCCTTGAAAGACGGCAACCGCAACTACTTCTTCGACAATGCGACCGAAGACCTGGCCTTCCTCGACACGTCGTTCGTGCCCAGCGTCACCATGGAGTGGCACAACGACACGATATGGGCCGACACCAGCACCATCGACACCATCATCACCTCGCTGCAACCCCACTACTTTCCCGAAGGCATCATACTGCGTTCATTCAACGAGAACTACAAGGCCAGCTACTTCGAGAAATACGACCGCACCGACCGCCACAAGGTAACCCTCTACTTCTCGACCGCACAAGACTCCCTGCCCCGAATCACGCCGCTGGACTTCTCCGGCGACGACTGGTCCATCATCGAGAAGAGCAAGACCAACGACACCATCACCTACTGGTTCAGGGACTCGAACGTCTACAACAAAGACACGTTGCGCATCGTGGCCAGCTACCTCCGCACCGACTCGGCACAGCAACTCTCCCTCTACAACGACACCATGCTGTGGGCCTATCGCGAGAGGAAACGCTCTTCCCGGGAGAAAAAACGCAACAACGACGCCGACACGTTACCGTCCATCGAATTTATGGGGATAGAGATCCGTGGCGGGTCGAACATCGACATCTACGCCTCACCGGCCTACATCTTCACCCAGCCGGTGAAGCATCTCGACCCCGCGGCCATACACCTCGAACAAAAGGTCGACACCCTGTGGGTTCCCGTCCCACCCGATGACTACACCTTCGAGGCCGGGACCGACGCCCCCCGTACCTATCGGCTGAAAACCAAATGGGCTTCGGGCGGAGAATACATTTTCACCCTCGACTCCCTGGCCGCCGAGAGTATCTATGGCAACCCCACGGCCACGATGAAGCACAAGTTCAAGGTAAAAGCCGTCGAAGAATACGCCAACCTCATCGTACGCACCACGGGGGTTACCGACTCGGCCTTCGTGGAGTTGCTCAACAATTCAGACCAACCCATCTACAAAGCCCCGGTAAGAAAAGGAGCCGCCCTCTTCCGCTACATCAATCCCGGCACTTACTACATGCGCCTGTGCCTCGACCGCAACGACAACGGGGTGTGGGACACCGGAAACTACCGCGAGAAGCGCCAGCCCGAGGAGATTTTCTACTACCCGGGAAGCCTCTCCCTGCGGGCCAACTGGGACGTAGACCAGGTATGGGACGTCTATGCCACGCCGCTCGCCGAACAGAAACCTTACGAAATCATCAAGAACAAACCGAAGGAGACCAAGAGCGAAGAGGAGACCCAACCGCAGGAAGAGACACCCTTCTACTCCAACCAACCCACCCTCATCGGCAATCAGACCCGACGCTAA
- the secDF gene encoding protein translocase subunit SecDF — translation MQNKGFIRVLAVLLTLVCLFYISFSFVTRYYNQKAEEISNGDPVVYKNYLDSMATEKVYLGYYTLKQCNEMEVGLGLDLKGGMNVTLQISVADVLRSLSNNNPDAKFNAALAAATANQADNSDFLVIFVDEYKKLDPNIRLASIFSTYQLKEKIAPSATNDEVVAVLREELNSAIDNSFNVLRTRIDRFGVVSPNIQRLEKDGRILVELPGVKEPERVRKLLQGSANLEFWETYNFNEIYSRLAAANDLIARMENNGEPVVAEEKTTEGDLSELTGESEEMELWKRQNPLFSRLQPAIAQNGQPVASPGVGYAHYRDTAAVSAYLALPQVREMLPTNLHFCWTVKSIDEKEQYYQLVALKSSTGGRPALEGDVINDAREDFDPLTNAPVVSMSMNAEGTKIWAQLTRENIGRCVAVVLDDHVYSFPVVNTEIPNGSSQISGGFTPEEAKDLANVLKTGKMAASVKIVQEDIVGPSLGQEAIRSGVFSFIFALVLLMIYMICVYGVVPGLVANVALILNMFFTIGILASFQAVLTLSGIAGLILSLGVAVDANVLIYERTKEELRAGKSLRNAIADGYKNAFSAIFDSNLTSVITAIILFYFGSGPIKGFATTTLIGIVCSFFTAVFMTRLFYERGLDKNWFKKLSFTTPLTRNMLLNPQINFLGFRKKAYILSLVLVLIGCVSFALRGLEKGIEFSGGRNYIVRFDKPVNTQEIADLLKPQFVDNIPTVITIGGSNQVRISTNYRINESSDTVDQEILTLIYNGLKDEVGGKSQEAFVTENVMSIQKVGPSIAEDITVGAVWAVVLSLLAIALYVLVRFRDLAFSVGTLASLAFDTVIILLVYSLFNGLLPFSMEIDQTFIAAILTNIGYSVNDKVVVFDRVREVIGIYPKRDRWLVINEALNSTLSRTISTSLSTALVLLSIFILGGDSIRSFSFAMLLGVIIGTYSTLFVAVPIAYEMMKKKFAKAMASEAA, via the coding sequence ATGCAAAACAAAGGATTCATAAGGGTCTTGGCCGTTCTGCTCACTTTGGTCTGCCTCTTCTACATTTCCTTCTCGTTTGTAACTCGCTATTACAATCAGAAAGCCGAAGAGATTTCCAACGGGGACCCTGTCGTTTACAAGAATTATCTTGATTCTATGGCTACCGAGAAAGTCTATCTCGGCTATTACACCTTGAAACAGTGTAATGAAATGGAAGTCGGTCTCGGTCTTGACTTGAAAGGCGGTATGAACGTTACGTTGCAGATTTCGGTTGCCGACGTGCTGCGTTCGCTTTCCAACAACAATCCCGATGCCAAATTCAATGCGGCTCTTGCTGCGGCTACCGCCAACCAGGCCGATAATTCCGATTTCTTGGTCATCTTCGTAGACGAATATAAGAAACTTGACCCCAATATCCGTCTGGCCTCGATTTTCAGTACCTATCAACTCAAAGAGAAAATCGCTCCCAGTGCCACCAATGACGAAGTGGTTGCCGTCTTGCGTGAAGAACTCAACAGCGCCATCGACAACTCCTTCAACGTGCTGCGTACCCGTATCGACCGCTTCGGTGTGGTATCGCCCAACATTCAACGCCTCGAAAAAGACGGCCGCATTCTCGTAGAGCTTCCCGGTGTGAAAGAACCCGAGCGTGTGCGCAAACTGCTCCAAGGCAGTGCCAACCTCGAATTCTGGGAAACCTATAACTTCAACGAAATCTACTCTCGCTTGGCTGCCGCCAACGACTTGATTGCCCGCATGGAAAACAATGGCGAGCCTGTCGTTGCCGAAGAGAAAACCACCGAAGGCGACCTTTCTGAGCTCACCGGCGAAAGCGAAGAGATGGAATTGTGGAAACGTCAGAATCCGCTCTTCTCGCGCTTGCAACCTGCTATTGCACAGAACGGACAACCCGTGGCCAGCCCGGGTGTCGGTTATGCCCATTATCGCGACACGGCTGCCGTGAGCGCTTACCTCGCTCTGCCGCAGGTGCGTGAGATGCTTCCCACCAACCTTCATTTCTGCTGGACGGTGAAATCGATCGACGAAAAAGAACAATACTATCAACTGGTAGCCCTCAAATCGAGCACCGGAGGCCGTCCTGCTCTGGAAGGCGATGTCATCAACGATGCCCGTGAAGACTTCGACCCCCTGACCAATGCTCCCGTCGTGAGCATGTCGATGAATGCCGAGGGTACCAAGATTTGGGCTCAGCTCACCCGCGAAAACATCGGCCGGTGCGTGGCTGTGGTTCTCGATGACCATGTATATTCGTTCCCTGTTGTCAACACCGAAATTCCCAACGGTTCGTCTCAAATTTCGGGCGGTTTTACTCCCGAGGAGGCCAAAGACCTGGCCAATGTGTTGAAGACCGGAAAAATGGCGGCCAGCGTGAAAATCGTGCAAGAAGACATCGTGGGACCCTCTTTGGGTCAGGAAGCTATTCGTAGCGGTGTTTTCTCGTTTATCTTCGCCCTTGTCCTGCTCATGATTTACATGATCTGTGTCTATGGCGTTGTTCCCGGTTTGGTGGCCAACGTGGCGCTTATTTTGAACATGTTCTTCACGATAGGTATTTTGGCTTCGTTCCAAGCCGTGCTCACCCTTTCGGGTATTGCCGGTTTGATTCTATCGCTGGGTGTCGCTGTCGATGCCAATGTGCTTATTTATGAGCGCACCAAGGAGGAATTGCGAGCCGGAAAGAGTTTGAGAAACGCCATTGCCGATGGTTATAAAAACGCTTTCTCGGCCATTTTCGACTCCAACTTGACGTCGGTCATCACCGCTATCATCCTGTTCTATTTCGGCTCGGGACCCATCAAAGGTTTTGCCACCACGACGCTTATCGGTATCGTCTGCTCTTTCTTCACGGCCGTGTTCATGACACGTTTGTTCTATGAGAGAGGTCTCGACAAGAATTGGTTCAAGAAACTTTCCTTTACCACGCCTTTGACCCGCAATATGCTGCTCAACCCGCAAATCAATTTCCTCGGGTTCCGCAAAAAAGCCTATATACTGAGTTTGGTTTTGGTGCTTATCGGTTGTGTCTCTTTTGCTTTGCGCGGTCTTGAAAAAGGTATTGAGTTCTCGGGCGGCCGCAATTATATCGTCCGTTTTGACAAGCCGGTTAACACCCAGGAGATTGCCGACCTTCTCAAACCTCAGTTTGTAGATAATATTCCTACCGTCATCACCATCGGTGGAAGCAACCAGGTGCGCATCTCGACCAATTACCGCATCAATGAGTCGAGCGACACGGTCGACCAAGAGATTCTTACATTGATATATAACGGTCTCAAAGATGAGGTGGGCGGCAAATCGCAAGAAGCTTTCGTGACGGAGAATGTGATGAGTATACAGAAAGTAGGTCCGAGTATCGCCGAGGATATCACTGTCGGTGCCGTTTGGGCTGTTGTCCTTTCCCTCTTGGCCATCGCTCTTTATGTGTTGGTACGGTTCCGCGACTTGGCATTCAGTGTCGGTACGCTTGCTTCTTTGGCATTCGATACCGTGATTATTCTGTTGGTTTATTCGCTCTTCAACGGATTGCTTCCCTTCTCGATGGAAATCGACCAGACCTTCATTGCCGCCATTCTTACCAACATCGGTTACTCGGTGAACGACAAGGTGGTTGTGTTCGACCGTGTGCGGGAGGTTATCGGTATTTATCCCAAACGTGACCGTTGGCTTGTCATCAATGAAGCACTTAACAGTACCCTTTCGCGTACCATCAGCACCTCGTTGAGTACG